A genomic stretch from Serratia entomophila includes:
- the nudC gene encoding NAD(+) diphosphatase, translated as MELALTGNENGWWIVSHESKLWLPQGELPFGSAASFSLQGKMARTIGEWGGAPVWLVRQAMPHDMGSVRQLLELDRGLFQLAGRGVQLADFYRSHRYCGYCGHEMHLSRSESACLCGHCRERYYPQIAPCVIVAIRRDDQILLAQHVRHRGGIHTVLAGFVEVGETLEQAAAREVMEESNIEIKNLRYVTSQPWPFPHSLMMAFMADYHQGELRHDPKELLNAGWYRYDQLPLLPPPGTVARRLIEDTVALCRAE; from the coding sequence ATGGAACTTGCATTAACGGGTAATGAAAATGGCTGGTGGATAGTCAGCCATGAAAGCAAACTTTGGTTACCGCAAGGTGAACTGCCGTTCGGTTCGGCCGCCTCTTTTTCCCTGCAGGGCAAGATGGCGCGCACTATCGGTGAGTGGGGCGGTGCGCCTGTCTGGCTGGTTCGGCAGGCGATGCCGCACGACATGGGCTCGGTGCGGCAACTGCTCGAACTGGATCGCGGTTTGTTCCAGCTCGCCGGGCGCGGCGTCCAGTTGGCCGATTTCTATCGTTCCCATCGCTATTGCGGCTACTGCGGCCATGAAATGCACCTCAGCCGCAGCGAAAGCGCCTGCCTGTGCGGCCACTGCCGTGAGCGCTACTATCCGCAGATCGCCCCCTGCGTGATCGTCGCCATCCGGCGCGACGACCAGATCCTGCTGGCGCAACACGTTCGCCACCGCGGCGGCATCCACACGGTGCTGGCCGGCTTCGTTGAGGTGGGCGAGACGCTGGAGCAGGCGGCCGCGCGCGAGGTGATGGAAGAGAGCAATATTGAAATCAAGAACCTGCGCTATGTCACCTCCCAGCCCTGGCCGTTCCCGCATTCGCTGATGATGGCCTTTATGGCCGACTACCATCAGGGCGAGCTGCGCCACGATCCCAAGGAGTTGCTCAACGCCGGGTGGTACCGCTATGACCAACTGCCGCTGTTGCCGCCGCCCGGCACCGTGGCGCGCCGGTTGATAGAGGACACCGTGGCGCTGTGCCGGGCAGAATAA
- the rsd gene encoding sigma D regulator yields MLNRLESLTQRLGGSNELVDQWLQARKQLLVAYCTLVGLKPNKEKHTPLNEKALENFCHNLVDYLSAGHFHIYDRIIKQVEGSSSPKMTLSVNIYPKLWANTEQIMAFHDRYTEVDIDQDLCLELHQALSDIGETLAARFTLEDRLIHLAAEAPQSPLPDQALDQAR; encoded by the coding sequence ATGCTCAACCGTTTGGAAAGCCTGACTCAACGCCTTGGTGGTAGTAATGAATTAGTCGATCAATGGCTTCAGGCCCGCAAGCAGTTGCTGGTCGCCTACTGTACTTTAGTGGGCCTCAAACCGAATAAAGAAAAGCATACGCCGCTGAATGAAAAAGCGCTGGAGAACTTTTGCCATAATCTGGTGGATTATCTCTCAGCCGGGCATTTCCATATCTATGACAGAATTATCAAACAAGTGGAAGGTTCCTCCAGTCCGAAAATGACGCTGTCGGTTAACATCTACCCCAAGCTCTGGGCCAATACCGAGCAGATCATGGCGTTCCACGATCGCTATACCGAAGTGGATATCGATCAGGACCTGTGCCTGGAGCTCCACCAGGCGTTGTCGGATATCGGCGAAACCCTGGCCGCACGTTTTACCCTGGAAGACCGGCTGATCCACCTGGCGGCGGAAGCCCCTCAGTCGCCCCTGCCGGACCAGGCGCTGGATCAGGCGCGTTAG
- the thiC gene encoding phosphomethylpyrimidine synthase ThiC — translation MSNVKKPRARKAQREAAQQFIDSLQGMAFPNSRRIYLQGARSDVQVPMREIQLSPTLIGGGKDNPQYQPNEAIPVYDTAGPYGDPQAQLNVHAGLAKLRTGWIEERGDTAPLSGVSSGFTQQRLADEGLDHLRFEHLPQPRRAQPGKCVTQLHYARAGIVTPEMAFIAIRENMGRERIRGEALRRQHPGQGWGANLPDNITPEFVRQEVAAGRAIIPANINHPESEPMIIGRNFLVKVNANIGNSAVSSSIEEEVEKLVWATRWGADTVMDLSTGRYIHETREWILRNSPVPIGTVPIYQALEKVNGVAENLTWEMFRDTLLEQAEQGVDYFTIHAGVLLRYVPMTAKRLTGIVSRGGSIMAKWCLSHHQENFLYQHFREICEICAAYDVSLSLGDGLRPGSIQDANDEAQFAELHTLGELTKIAWEYDVQVMIEGPGHVPMQMIRRNMTEELEHCHEAPFYTLGPLTTDIAPGYDHFTSGIGAAMIGWFGCAMLCYVTPKEHLGLPNKEDVKQGLITYKIAAHAADLAKGHPGAQIRDNAMSKARFEFRWEDQFNLALDPATARAYHDETLPQESGKIAHFCSMCGPKFCSMKISQEVRDYAAAQEAAKPIEVQLDGMEKMSAEFRSRGSELYHSAGNLQEEISND, via the coding sequence ATGTCTAACGTTAAGAAACCTCGTGCCCGCAAAGCACAACGCGAAGCCGCCCAGCAGTTTATCGACAGCCTGCAGGGGATGGCCTTCCCCAACTCACGCCGTATCTATCTGCAGGGCGCACGCAGCGACGTGCAGGTGCCGATGCGCGAAATCCAGCTCAGCCCGACGCTGATCGGCGGTGGCAAGGACAACCCGCAGTACCAGCCGAACGAGGCCATTCCGGTGTATGACACCGCCGGCCCCTACGGCGATCCGCAGGCCCAGCTCAACGTTCATGCCGGCCTGGCCAAACTGCGCACCGGCTGGATTGAAGAACGCGGTGATACCGCGCCCCTGAGCGGCGTCAGCTCCGGTTTCACCCAGCAGCGCCTGGCGGACGAGGGGTTGGACCATCTGCGTTTCGAACACCTGCCGCAGCCGCGCAGGGCGCAACCGGGTAAATGCGTCACCCAGCTGCACTATGCCCGCGCCGGCATCGTCACCCCGGAGATGGCGTTTATCGCCATCCGTGAAAACATGGGGCGCGAACGCATTCGCGGCGAAGCGTTGCGCCGGCAGCACCCGGGCCAGGGCTGGGGCGCCAATCTGCCCGACAACATTACCCCGGAATTCGTGCGCCAGGAGGTGGCCGCCGGCCGCGCCATCATCCCCGCCAACATCAACCACCCGGAATCCGAACCGATGATCATCGGCCGCAATTTCCTGGTGAAGGTCAACGCCAATATCGGCAACTCGGCGGTGAGCTCCTCGATAGAAGAGGAAGTGGAAAAGCTGGTGTGGGCGACTCGCTGGGGCGCCGACACCGTGATGGATCTGTCCACCGGCCGCTATATCCACGAAACCCGCGAATGGATCCTGCGCAACAGCCCGGTGCCCATCGGCACGGTGCCGATTTATCAGGCGCTGGAGAAGGTGAACGGCGTGGCGGAAAACCTGACCTGGGAAATGTTCCGCGATACCCTGCTGGAACAGGCGGAACAAGGGGTGGACTACTTCACCATCCACGCCGGCGTGCTGCTGCGCTATGTGCCGATGACCGCCAAACGCCTGACCGGCATCGTTTCGCGCGGCGGTTCGATCATGGCCAAATGGTGCCTGTCGCACCACCAGGAAAACTTCCTGTACCAACACTTCCGTGAAATCTGTGAGATCTGCGCCGCCTATGACGTTTCGCTGTCGCTCGGCGACGGCCTGCGCCCGGGCTCCATTCAGGACGCCAACGACGAAGCGCAGTTCGCCGAGCTGCATACCCTCGGTGAGCTGACCAAAATCGCCTGGGAGTACGACGTGCAGGTGATGATCGAAGGCCCCGGCCACGTGCCGATGCAGATGATCCGCCGCAACATGACCGAAGAACTGGAACACTGCCACGAGGCGCCGTTCTATACCCTCGGCCCGCTGACCACCGATATCGCCCCGGGTTATGACCACTTCACCTCCGGCATAGGCGCGGCGATGATCGGCTGGTTCGGGTGCGCCATGCTGTGTTACGTCACGCCGAAAGAACACCTCGGCCTGCCGAACAAGGAAGACGTTAAACAAGGACTTATCACCTACAAGATAGCCGCCCACGCCGCCGATCTGGCCAAGGGCCACCCGGGCGCGCAGATCCGCGACAACGCCATGTCCAAAGCCCGCTTCGAATTCCGCTGGGAAGATCAGTTCAACCTGGCGCTCGATCCGGCCACCGCCCGCGCCTACCACGACGAAACCCTGCCACAGGAGTCCGGCAAAATCGCCCACTTCTGCTCGATGTGCGGGCCGAAATTCTGCTCGATGAAAATCTCGCAGGAAGTGCGCGATTACGCCGCCGCTCAGGAGGCCGCCAAACCGATAGAAGTGCAGCTGGACGGCATGGAAAAAATGTCGGCCGAGTTCCGTTCACGCGGCAGCGAGCTGTATCACAGCGCCGGTAACCTGCAAGAGGAAATAAGCAATGACTGA
- the thiE gene encoding thiamine phosphate synthase gives MTDITTPFPATPHKLGLYPVVDSVEWIARLLGAGVTTIQLRIKDLPDEQVEEDIAAAIALGKRHHARLFINDYWRLAIKHGAYGVHLGQEDLNTTDLAAIHRAGLRLGVSTHDDAELARAIAVKPSYIALGHIFPTQTKDMPSAPQGLAELKRHLAGLTDYPTVAIGGIGIDRVPAVLACGVGGVAMVSAITQAADWRAATTELLRLIEGEA, from the coding sequence ATGACTGATATCACCACCCCGTTCCCCGCCACCCCGCACAAGCTGGGGTTGTACCCGGTGGTCGACAGCGTCGAATGGATCGCCCGCCTGCTGGGCGCCGGCGTCACCACTATTCAACTGCGCATCAAGGATCTGCCGGATGAGCAGGTAGAGGAAGACATCGCCGCCGCCATCGCCCTGGGCAAGCGGCATCATGCGCGGCTGTTCATCAACGATTATTGGCGGCTGGCGATCAAGCACGGCGCCTATGGCGTGCACCTCGGCCAGGAAGATCTGAATACCACCGATCTGGCGGCGATCCACCGCGCCGGGTTGCGGCTGGGGGTATCGACCCACGACGACGCCGAACTGGCGCGCGCCATCGCGGTAAAACCTTCTTATATTGCCCTCGGGCACATCTTCCCGACCCAGACCAAAGACATGCCTTCGGCGCCGCAGGGGCTGGCGGAGCTGAAGCGCCACCTCGCCGGGTTGACGGACTACCCGACGGTGGCGATCGGCGGGATCGGTATCGATCGCGTGCCGGCGGTGCTGGCCTGCGGCGTCGGCGGCGTGGCGATGGTCAGCGCCATCACCCAGGCGGCGGACTGGCGCGCGGCCACCACCGAACTGCTCCGGTTGATCGAAGGGGAGGCGTGA
- a CDS encoding HesA/MoeB/ThiF family protein, which yields MLNDQEFLRYSRQLLLEDVGPEGQEKLKRATVLIVGLGGLGSPAALYLAAAGVGTLLLADDDRLHVTNLQRQILYRSADTAQSKAVLAQQQLQALNPLVEAIPLEQRLQGRSLHDAVARADLVLDCCDNMATRHAVNAACVAAGKPLISGSAVGFSGQLLVIEPPYERGCYTCLYPEQTEPQRNCRTAGVLGPVVGVIGTLQALEAIKMLAGMPSALSGKLRLFDGKQQSWSTLQLSQASDCPACGGTA from the coding sequence ATGCTCAACGATCAAGAGTTTCTGCGCTACAGCCGCCAGCTGCTGCTGGAGGACGTGGGCCCGGAAGGCCAGGAAAAGCTCAAACGCGCGACGGTCCTGATCGTCGGCCTGGGCGGCCTGGGCTCCCCGGCGGCGCTATACCTGGCCGCCGCCGGGGTCGGCACGCTGCTGCTGGCCGATGACGATCGGCTGCACGTCACCAACCTGCAGCGCCAAATCCTTTATCGCAGCGCCGACACGGCGCAAAGCAAAGCCGTGCTGGCGCAGCAGCAATTGCAGGCGCTGAATCCCCTGGTGGAGGCCATTCCGCTGGAACAGCGGCTGCAGGGGCGATCATTGCATGATGCCGTCGCCCGCGCCGATCTGGTGCTGGACTGCTGCGACAATATGGCCACCCGCCATGCGGTGAACGCCGCCTGCGTAGCGGCCGGCAAACCGCTGATCAGCGGCAGCGCGGTAGGTTTCAGCGGCCAGCTGCTGGTGATTGAACCGCCCTATGAACGCGGTTGCTACACCTGCCTGTACCCGGAGCAAACCGAACCGCAGCGCAACTGCCGCACCGCCGGCGTGCTTGGCCCGGTGGTTGGGGTGATAGGCACGCTGCAGGCGCTGGAAGCGATAAAAATGCTGGCGGGCATGCCTTCGGCGCTCAGCGGCAAACTGCGCCTGTTCGATGGCAAGCAGCAAAGCTGGAGCACGCTGCAGCTTAGCCAGGCCAGCGACTGCCCGGCATGCGGAGGCACGGCATGA
- the thiS gene encoding sulfur carrier protein ThiS, which produces MKIRLNDQPLELPQPLSVAALLERLERHQPGTALAINQTIIPRTDWASHLVQDGDDILLFQAIAGG; this is translated from the coding sequence ATGAAGATCCGGCTCAACGACCAACCGCTGGAGCTGCCCCAGCCGCTCAGCGTCGCCGCCCTGCTCGAACGGCTGGAACGCCACCAGCCGGGCACCGCGTTGGCGATCAATCAAACCATCATCCCGCGCACCGACTGGGCCAGCCATCTGGTGCAAGACGGCGATGACATCCTGCTGTTTCAAGCGATTGCCGGAGGCTGA
- a CDS encoding thiazole synthase: protein MLKIADTLFTSRLFTGTGKFATPALMLEALQASGSQLVTMAMKRVDLRGGNDAILAPLQQLGVRLLPNTSGAKTAAEAVFAARLAREALGTHWVKLEIHPDVKYLLPDPIETLKAAETLVKDGFVVLPYCGADPVLCKRLEEAGCAAVMPLGAPIGSNRGLRTRDFLEIIIEQARVPVVVDAGIGAPSHALEAMELGADAVLVNTAIAVARDPVQMARAFRLALEAGELARTAGLGGSQRSAVASSPLTAFLSHSEERA, encoded by the coding sequence ATGCTGAAAATCGCCGATACCCTCTTTACCTCCCGCCTGTTTACCGGCACCGGCAAATTCGCCACGCCGGCGCTGATGCTGGAAGCGCTGCAGGCTTCCGGCTCGCAGCTGGTGACCATGGCCATGAAACGCGTCGATCTGCGCGGCGGCAATGACGCCATTCTGGCGCCGCTGCAGCAGCTGGGCGTGCGGCTGCTGCCCAACACCTCCGGCGCCAAGACCGCCGCCGAAGCGGTATTCGCCGCCCGGCTGGCGCGTGAAGCGCTCGGCACCCACTGGGTGAAGCTGGAAATCCACCCCGACGTGAAATACCTGCTGCCGGATCCGATAGAAACGCTGAAAGCGGCGGAAACGCTGGTGAAAGACGGCTTTGTAGTACTGCCCTACTGCGGCGCCGATCCGGTGCTGTGCAAGCGGTTGGAAGAAGCGGGCTGTGCGGCGGTAATGCCGCTTGGCGCGCCCATTGGTTCTAACCGCGGCCTGCGCACCCGCGACTTCCTCGAAATCATCATCGAACAGGCCAGGGTACCGGTGGTGGTCGACGCAGGCATCGGCGCGCCGAGCCATGCGCTGGAAGCGATGGAGCTGGGCGCCGACGCGGTGCTGGTGAATACCGCCATCGCCGTGGCGCGCGATCCGGTGCAGATGGCGCGGGCGTTCCGCCTGGCGCTGGAGGCAGGTGAGCTGGCGCGCACGGCCGGGTTAGGCGGCAGCCAACGCAGCGCCGTCGCCTCCAGCCCGCTGACGGCGTTTCTCAGCCACTCTGAGGAGAGGGCATGA
- the thiH gene encoding 2-iminoacetate synthase ThiH, which produces MADDFSSRWQQLDWDDIRLRINGKTARDVEHALDADKLTRDDFMALISPAAAAYLEPLAQRAQRLTRQRFGNVVSFYVPLYLSNLCANDCTYCGFSMSNRIKRKTLDAAEIERECLAIKTLGFEHLLLVTGEHQSKVGMDYFRRHIPAIRRHFSSLMMEVQPLAQEEYAELKALGLDGVLVYQETYHPATYLQHHLRGQKQDFHWRLATPDRLGRAGIDKIGLGALIGLSSSWRTDCYLLAEHLFYLQQTYWQSRYSISFPRLRPCTGGIEPASIMSEPQLVQLICAFRLFAPDVELSLSTRESPFFRDHMIPVAINSVSAGSKTQPGGYADDVPPELEQFEPHDGRTPQQVAQAIGDAGLQPVWKDWDGYLGRGPQ; this is translated from the coding sequence ATGGCCGATGATTTCAGTAGCCGCTGGCAGCAGCTGGATTGGGACGACATCAGGTTACGCATCAACGGTAAAACCGCCCGCGACGTGGAGCATGCGCTGGATGCGGACAAGCTGACGCGCGACGATTTTATGGCGCTGATTTCCCCCGCCGCCGCCGCGTACCTGGAGCCGCTGGCGCAGCGCGCGCAACGGCTGACCCGCCAGCGCTTCGGCAACGTGGTCAGCTTCTACGTACCGCTGTACCTGTCCAACCTGTGCGCCAACGACTGTACCTACTGCGGTTTTTCCATGAGCAACCGCATCAAGCGCAAGACGCTGGACGCGGCGGAAATAGAACGCGAATGCCTGGCGATCAAAACGCTGGGTTTCGAACATCTGCTGCTGGTTACCGGCGAGCACCAGAGCAAGGTCGGCATGGATTATTTTCGCCGACATATCCCGGCGATCCGCCGCCATTTCAGCTCGCTGATGATGGAAGTGCAACCGCTGGCGCAGGAGGAATACGCCGAGCTGAAGGCGCTTGGGCTGGACGGCGTGCTGGTGTATCAGGAAACCTACCACCCGGCGACCTACCTGCAGCACCACCTGCGCGGCCAGAAACAGGACTTCCACTGGCGGCTGGCGACGCCGGATCGCCTGGGCCGCGCCGGGATCGACAAGATCGGGCTTGGCGCGCTGATCGGCCTTTCCAGCAGTTGGCGCACCGACTGCTACCTGCTGGCGGAGCACCTGTTTTATCTGCAGCAAACCTACTGGCAAAGCCGCTATTCGATCTCCTTCCCACGGCTGCGCCCCTGCACCGGCGGCATTGAACCGGCGTCGATCATGAGCGAGCCGCAGCTGGTGCAGTTGATCTGTGCCTTCCGGCTGTTCGCCCCCGACGTGGAGCTTTCCCTGTCGACCCGCGAATCGCCGTTCTTCCGCGATCACATGATCCCGGTGGCGATCAACAGCGTCAGCGCCGGCTCCAAAACCCAGCCCGGCGGTTATGCCGACGACGTGCCGCCGGAGCTGGAGCAGTTTGAACCGCACGATGGCCGCACGCCGCAGCAGGTGGCGCAGG